Proteins from one Porites lutea chromosome 3, jaPorLute2.1, whole genome shotgun sequence genomic window:
- the LOC140932182 gene encoding uncharacterized protein encodes MSAIITAVFKATVGLVVNKGRNVMADKLKEGDVADQKVRDMIIGDMEDVKSKLNALSRKDLGAAVDSLETGLRFLNNAVDAVHNDNPSREGAKKPEGDKEDDFHGLTLPSASYSGTTVILDAGTKNVQLTESVNEVAKTTLSAAKERFKLAREKATDACNNEALSTFDRITAIRYRVMAAMLESAAETVGTASDLKITLKSALPECEQCLQKLHSLPAVQKSFKVELEKGRLNVRSRFGKEERREIISTVCHVNRAIYDATLTVYGGDVHVWVWPYVDTGEDKVDPLRDGRIRNVVRKVNMEKCCVTPWSFGQEGEEEHKLKRPYGIATNTKGQFLVADNGDKTVKVFDSKGKFYFSFYPQTDDADTKLMFIYDIATGDVDDKICLLVELNKDGVEKWEVQVFNETRDLQHKFPVRRGEWDWGRVVLSSSKVLVLVDDVVDVHEQEGKFVCSFAKGDFKIATDISATCDGHVMIVGPGESSHFTVEGQQLANFDINIEGNLYYCIACHPKGEHVVVAGRERDTRHLTLAIYTVTGLFIRRIHLDEELDIIGGGITVTMEGHIAVTFTDRHYNGKVIVV; translated from the coding sequence ATGTCTGCGATAATAACAGCCGTTTTTAAGGCCACTGTTGGTTTGGTCGTAAATAAAGGCAGAAATGTAATGGCAGACAAGCTAAAAGAGGGTGATGTAGCAGATCAGAAAGTTCGTGACATGATCATCGGTGATATGGAAGACGTCAAGTCAAAGTTAAATGCATTGTCACGAAAGGATCTTGGGGCAGCTGTAGATTCTTTGGAAACAGGACTCAGGTTTTTGAATAACGCAGTCGATGCAGTGCACAATGACAATCCCTCTAGGGAAGGAGCGAAAAAACCAGAAGGAGACAAAGAAGATGATTTTCATGGATTAACTTTGCCATCAGCCAGTTATTCTGGAACTACAGTTATTTTGGATGCGGGAACCAAAAATGTCCAGCTGACGGAGTCTGTCAACGAAGTAGCGAAAACTACGCTCTCTGCTGCAAAAGAAAGATTTAAATTGGCTCGTGAAAAAGCGACAGATGCCTGTAATAATGAAGCGCTCAGCACGTTCGATCGAATCACAGCCATTCGATATCGTGTAATGGCAGCAATGTTAGAGTCAGCTGCTGAGACCGTAGGAACCGCCAGTGACTTAAAAATCACTTTGAAGAGTGCATTACCTGAGTGCGAACAGTGCCTTCAGAAACTCCACTCCCTTCCAGCTGTTCAGAAAAGTTTTAAAGTCGAGCTTGAGAAGGGTCGACTAAACGTCAGAAGTCGATTTGGCAAAGAGGAACGAAGGGAGATAATTTCCACGGTATGTCATGTAAATCGCGCCATTTACGATGCGACACTAACAGTTTATGGTGGAGATGTACATGTCTGGGTCTGGCCATATGTTGACACCGGAGAAGATAAAGTTGATCCTCTGCGCGATGGAAGAATTAGAAACGTCGTTCGCAAGGTTAATATGGAGAAATGTTGCGTCACACCATGGTCATTTGGTCAGGAGGGTGAAGAGGAGCATAAACTGAAGCGTCCGTATGGTATTGCTACAAACACCAAGGGACAATTTCTTGTAGCAGACAATGGAGATAAAACCGTCAAGGTGTTTGATAGCAAAGgaaaattttatttcagtttttatccCCAAACTGATGATGCTGATACAAAGTTAATGTTTATTTATGACATCGCGACTGGAGACGTGGACGACAAGATCTGTCTTCTAGTGGAACTAAACAAGGATGGGGTTGAGAAATGGGAAGTGCAAGTTTTTAACGAGACCCGTGACCTACAGCACAAGTTTCCTGTAAGAAGAGGGGAGTGGGACTGGGGCAGAGTAGTATTGAGCAGCAGTAAAGTGCTGGTGTTGGTTGATGACGTCGTTGATGTTCATGAGCAGGAAGGAAAGTTTGTTTGCAGCTTTGCCAAAGGAGATTTCAAAATTGCAACAGATATCTCTGCTACTTGTGATGGTCATGTCATGATAGTGGGGCCAGGCGAATCCTCTCACTTTACTGTGGAAGGACAACAGCTTGCCAACTTTGATATCAACATCGAGGGAAATCTGTATTATTGCATTGCATGCCACCCGAAAGGTGAACACGTCGTCGTTGCTGGTCGTGAACGAGACACACGCCACCTGACGCTGGCTATATACACTGTAACTGGATTATTTATAAGACGAATTCACCTGGATGAAGAACTTGATATCATTGGAGGTGGAATAACAGTGACCATGGAGGGTCACATTGCTGTGACTTTTACAGATAGGCATTACAATGGAAAAGTTATTGTggtttaa
- the LOC140930962 gene encoding uncharacterized protein isoform X4 — protein sequence MIQGGDFTKGNGTGGESIYGGTFNDEGFQLKHETAMLLSMANRGPNTNGSQFFITTQPAPHLDGIHVIFGQVLQGQEIVSEIEIQRVDDKSRPLVDVKIINCGELIPKAKAKEKKAEKKRRKSKQHSDSSSSDTDSSSSSGSESDSDQSSTDEQEKKKRIKKKRRKKMSESVKRKDKKKAKKKKKQIKDSPGDVKPKSPEPFSSVAVDEIPDVPNNSFLLRRSHTPSPVREKRLQQAKNRKSKSSPGYKAAPQSNSQERTRVSRSGRILRGRGNMRYRTPPPSSPDETPNISGRFSPPLVARSRSPMRRARSSFRQSRSSRERSRSPRRRSNSPRRPPMSSRTRSKSPQKQSNSSQRRSLSPQRPPMYSRRRSTSPRKHSNSPQRCSPSPRRHSGSPRQRSRSPRRHSKSPRSHLLQRTDSKQHMKDRESAERKMKQSYSVRDGGSSDKFATVETRGERNSNDEKANECSPTTEERFPERRREEEEKSFSNEGYARSKFASINETGRHRRGEKTSSNSDSEEFEQASRDILYGLGKQSHLARKDDTRDIRKPSSYSNGDEQTWRSLARDYEFEEGHGTLEAQSYAPIPLSKERENNRERLQSRGKNNDEQISPNEESAGSEQEDKRAFLQGEGRFKHQGISERKTGRRQRSRSFDRRRSSSQESDRNRKSRHHHRRHHHRHHHHRHHHKRDARQSERNIVVTEKDQDISSD from the exons AACAACTCAGCCTGCCCCACATCTTGATGG gaTTCATGTGATATTTGGCCAAGTATTGCAAGGTCAGGAAATAGTATCAGAGATAGAGATTCAAAGAGTTGATGACAAGAGTAGGCCCCTAGTGGATGTAAAGATTATCAACTGTGGTGAACTTATTCCAAAAGCAAAGGCTAAAG AGAAGaaagctgaaaagaaaagaaggaaatctAAGCAACATTCTGACAGCAGTTCCTCAGATACTGACTCTTCATCCAGTTCTGGATCAGAATCAGACAGTGATCAGTCATCAACTGATGAGCAGGAGAAAAAGAAacgcataaaaaagaaaaggagaaaaaagatgAGTGAATCTGTAAAACGCAAGgacaagaagaaagcaaagaagaaaaagaaacagataAAAGACAG TCCAGGAGATGTTAAACCAAAGAGTCCTGAACCTTTTAGTTCAGTGGCTGTGGATGAGATCCCAGATGTTCCCAATAATTCTTTTCTATTGAGAAGAAGCCATACCCCCTCCCCTGTCAGGGAAAAGAGGCTTCAGCAGGCAAAAAATAG GAAAAGTAAGTCTTCTCCAGGGTATAAAGCTGCGCCTCAAAGTAATTCACAGGAAAGGACCAGG GTTTCCAGGTCGGGAAGGATTCTACGAGGACGAGGAAATATG cggTATCGCACACCCCCGCCTTCTTCTCCAGATGAAACCCCGAACATTTCGGGCCGTTTTTCCCCACCTTTGGTTGCTCGGTCAAGGTCTCCTATGCGTCGTGCACGATCATCATTTAGACAGTCAAGGTCTTCTCGAGAACGCTCTAGATCTCCCCGTCGACGCTCGAATTCTCCTCGAAGACCCCCGATGTCTTCTCGAACACGCTCGAAGTCTCCACAAAAACAATCAAATTCCTCACAGAGACGCTCGCTGTCACCTCAAAGACCCCCGATGTATTCTCGACGACGGTCGACGTCCCCACGAAAACACTCAAATTCCCCACAGAGATGCTCGCCGTCTCCACGGAGACACTCGGGGTCTCCGCGACAACGCTCGAGGTCTCCACGAAGACATTCGAAATCCCCACGATCACACTTACTTCAGAGAACAGATAGCAAACAGCATATGAAAGACCGTGAATCAGcggaaagaaaaatgaaacagaGCTACTCAGTAAGAGATGGTGGAAGCAGTGATAAATTTGCAACAGTTGAAACACGAGGTGAAAGGAACTCAAATGATGAAAAAGCTAACGAATGTTCACCTACAACTGAAGAGCGCTTTCCAGAAAGGCGACGGGAAGAAGAGGAAAAGAGCTTTTCTAATGAAGGCTATGCAAGGTCAAAGTTTGCTTCAATCAATGAAACTGGCAGACACAGGAGAGGAGAAAAAACTAGCAGTAACAGCGACAGCGAGGAATTTGAACAAGCAAGTCGAGACATTTTGTACGGATTGGGAAAACAGAGCCATCTTGCGCGTAAAGACGACACCAGGGACATACGGAAACCAAGTTCATACTCGAACGGTGACGAGCAGACATGGAGAAGCTTAGCTCGTGATTATGAGTTTGAAGAAGGTCACGGAACTTTGGAGGCACAAAGTTATGCACCCATTCCATTAAGCAAAGAACGTGAAAATAACCGAGAACGTCTACAATCTCGCGGTAAAAATAACGATGAACAGATTTCTCCAAACGAAGAAAGCGCAGGCAGTGAACAAGAGGACAAACGAGCTTTCCTTCAGGGTGAAGGAAGGTTTAAACATCAGGGTATCTCAGAACGTAAAACTGGTCGTCGACAGCGCAGTAGGAGTTTTGATAGACGCAGAAGCAGTTCTCAGGAGAGTGACCGGAACCGGAAGTCACGTCATCaccatcgtcgtcatcatcatcgtcatcatcatcatcgacaCCATCATAAAAGAGACGCGAGGCAATCGGAAAGAAACATTGTCGTGACCGAGAAAGATCAGGACATTTCAAGTGACTGA